From the genome of Nitrospirota bacterium:
TTTTATCTTTTGCAAAATAAATTTTTATAAATTCAAATTTCTGACCGCCATACTCACTTAAAATCCACCTTAGAGAAGTGGATGACTTCTGGTGGAGATCTTTCCAGTAATATTCAAAAGGCATATTTGTTTTAGGCCTGCTCCAAGGGATTTCGGGCCATATATATTTGTAAAATTCATCTCTGGTCATCGCTAAGTTTTCCAAAACTTTTATGTCTTTTTTCATCAATGCTTCTAAAACTGAATTTGAAAGTTCTTCAACAGAGGACTTACTATTGAATAGTTCTTCACATAAACATCTGGATGGAATAATGAAAAGGAGGAGGGCAATTATCAGCCCTCCTCCTTTTTTTCTTATCCTTGTCTTGATATTTCTGTCCATTCTATACTCTGTTTGGGTATTCTGAATGAACTCCTATTCGTATACTGTCCAACCGGCCGTCCAGTCATTGTCTGGATCAACTCCCCCGATAAATGTTACCTGCTCAAAGAATCCATCATTCGGGGGTGTAGCTACAGGAACTGTCCCGTTTACAGCAGGTGAACCAGAAGCTGGCCTGAAGTCAGGATTTGTATGGTCATATGGATTTACAAGCATCGGGTCAATTGTTGCATTATTATCCATCATTGTAGTTGCAAAATATTCAGTAGTGAATGGAGGAGTGAAATTCTTTTCATCAGAATCATCACTGAATGGTAATGTCCCACCTGGACCACAATTGTAAAAAATACTATTGTCTACAATAAGATTTCCAGCCTGTGCCTGTGCAAAAGTCGTTGCATGGTCAATCTCGAGTCCCTTATCCTTGAACCCGACAACTATTGCATTGTATATCTTAGCTGCTGTGCCGTGTCTTAAGAGCATACCGAGGTCACTCTCTGTGCCATAGTTTGCAGTCGGATCACCGACTAAAGTCACGTTATAAATTGTAGGATTAGAACGGGGGGCATAATCCTCATTTTCCTGATTATTATCGGCTTCAAATCCGTTGTCAGCATCATCTCCTCTTTGCTGGGCTATAAGGAATTGTGCTTTCCCCTGCCAACCATCTGTCCAGTCGAAGCAATCATCGCCGATGTTAGTCACGATTACATATTTAAAGTTCACTGTGCCGCCAAAACATTCGATACCATCATCCTTGTTCATATGTACCTGCACATGGTCTACAGTTGTACCGGCACCAACACCCTGGAAAGCTATTCCGTTTAATTCATTCTCAGGGCTAAACTCATGTCCGGCATACTCGACACGAACATAACGGAGTGTGCCGCTGTTATCATTTGGATCATTTCCTCCATAGACACCTGTATCACCTTCTCCATAGGCGATTCCTCCAGGAACATTCAGGGGAGCGTTCCCATTAATTATTAATCCTCCCCAGTCACTCCTTGCCTTCAAGCCTTCAGGTTGTTCACTGGTAAAGACAATCGGAGCAGCCTGGGTTCCAACAGCATTTATTTTCGCACCCTGTGCAATAATCAATGTGCCGATAGATGCTGTCTCACCATAAATTGTAGTGCCAGGTTGTATTGTAAGGGTAGCTGGCGGCAGAATAAATACCGCACCTCTTAATAGAACCTGCCCGCTCCATGTGGTATCCTCAGTTATATTGCCTGAGACAATTTGAGTCTGACTTAAGCTTCCAGTAAAATTACCTTTAATATTTATTGTCCCGGTTGTGGCAAGATCATTGAAAATTATGTCTGCTTTAAATTTATATTTTCCGCTAATGGTTCCGTTTTTTTGTTCCTTGCCTGTGAAGCTTACTGTTGTGACAGTTACAGTTGTGTTGTACCCGTCTGCTGAGAGGTCTGCTTCTATAGAGTCTGCAAGCTGTGCTGTATCTAAAGAAACAGTGAATTTCTTACCATCCTGGCTCCATGTTCCTTTAACATCGTCTCCATCAAAGATTCCCCCAGTCTGGAATATCCATGTAGATGTAACAGACTGACTCTCATTTTCTGACCCATGTCCATGAATTTTCAGCTTTGTCGTTTCGGTACTCTGGATAGTCCATGTCCCTTCAACTGCTGCAGAAGCGAGAGTTCCATAAACAATGATCAAAAAAACTGCAAGAAAAAACATCATAAACCTTTTCATCAATACACCTCCATTTTTTATTTATGCTTTTTAAAAGCATGTCTTATCAACAATCTCTCAATCTTTTTCCAAAGTATTAGAACCCCTGATCGAGAGATGTATAAAGATTGAACATTAAAACGTGATAATTTTTTTAAACGATTTTGTATTTTTGTTATGTTAGTAAATTAGTGTTAAAAAAATATGAAGCTATCATTAAATTTAGGTTAAACTGAAAGTCATGTCTTCTATTGATTTGTAAAAAAATACCCTCCCATTTTCAGGGAGGGTAAGGGGGGATAGCAAGGCTTTTTATCTGACGTTTAAAGAGCTACTTGCAGGGTTAGCTGGACTCTTTTGTCGTCTTCTTTGGTATTGTCTTCATACTGAACTGTATCATAGTCAAGCACAATCATATTCTTGTGTGGTTTATCCAGATGATATGCAATACCGAAAATATATCTGGTATTTTCATCGTCATCAGCGTCGTCATTCGGATCAAAGTAATCATATCTGCCTATTACGCTGATTTTTTTATGTGGCTTTATTTCTGTGAATATTGAGTAGCCGTCTTTATTGTATTCATCAGTACCTTTCTGATTGCCTTTACCGTCATAATACTGGCCGGTGAGAACAATATATTCATGCTCGAAGCTTGCCATTCCGAGGTTTACATTCCAATCAGGTTCCGTTTCTTTATTACCCTTTCCAATGATTCCGAAATATGACAACTGGAGTCCCGGGACTATATCAGGAAGTGGCCTGATTGTTAGTCTTCCCTCAAATACCTTGTTGCCATTCTCTTCAGATGCATGATAACCACCGCCATTATAAACCCCGAAGGCCAAACTTCCATAACGCCCCGGGTATTTATTGTTAACCTTCTTTTGATACTCTTCATTAATCTCCCCACCGAGCAGAGATACAACGGTCAGTCCAAAATCTGCAGAATTGAACGTGCTATTCCTTTCAAGGAACATGGTATCCTGACACCTGAACCAGTTGACATGTTCTTCAAAGTCAAGCCATGGCATATGTACAATACCGACTTCCATAAAAGGATGAGTAAAGAAAGCAAATTCAGGGAATTTAAATTTTGCATATGCATACTTTATTCTCACATCTACAGAGCCGTTGAGACTGCTGTCTTCATCTTTAACCTGAGTAACATCAAATGTCATATGTGCATCCATCCAGGGCATAAGTGCTTTTGTAAACCTGAAATAACCTCTTTTAATAGCGAACTTGTTATGGCTTTCACCGTCACCGGCGCTGCCGCCAACATCTTTACCTTCTCCGTTCATATAAGAGAGGTACCATAAAAGATTGAATTTAATATCCTTGAGGGCTTTTACTACTTTTTCGATATCCTTTTCGGATACCTCTTCTTCCGTTGCCATTGCTGCCCCAGCCATAAAAATGAGGCAACAAAGACTTACAACCAATGCGAACAACTTTTTCTTCATACAAAATCCTCCTTCTAATTTTTTTAACAGACATAGAATATTACTTCAGAGAAGTTCTAAGCCGTTACGAAATAATTCGGGTTAGTTTACCGATAGAATGTTACAGAAATGTTAAAAACAAATTAAATTTCGGTTAACGCGGTTTATGTAACCGTACAAATAATCTTTACTGTTGTTCCTTTACCCTCGACACTCTCGATAACCATATCCCATCCGTGTGCTTTTACAAGATGTTTGACAATAGCAAGGCCGAGGCCTGTTCCCCCTAATTCACGGGAACGTGCTGTATCTACTCTGTAAAAACGTTCACCCAGACGAGGGATATGTTTTTTGGGAATGCCGATTCCTGTATCTTCAATGGAAATTTCGATAAAATTTATCAAATTGTCATTCCGAGCGGACCGAGAAATCTCGCCTTTTGAGATTGCTTCGGCTTCTCCTCGCAATGACAAAGAGGAATTTCTACTTTGAACTTTAACTGTTACACCTCCTTTCTCTGTAAATTTAATCCCGTTGTCAACGAGATTTAGAAGTATCTGGATAAAACGATTCCTGTCTGCCTGTATTTCCTGTAACTCAACAGGTATCTGCTTTTCAAGATTAAGTCCCTTTTTCTGTGCCTTTTCTTTGAGTGTATTAAACACAGTATCTACAACTTCATTAAGATTAACCGTGGTCTTTTCAATCTTTATATCCCCAAGTTCTATCCTCGATAAAGTCAGAAGATCACTCACGAGTGAATTTAATCGTTCACTATGGGCCTTAATTGTTTCGATAAATTTTCGTGCATTTTCTTTCTCATCAAGAGCACCTTCAAGGAGTGTTTCAGCAAAACCCTTAATAGCAGTAACAGGCGTTTTCATCTCATGCGATACATTAGCTACAAAATCTTTTCTGATGTTTTCGAGTTTTTTAAGCCTTGAAATATCATGGAATGTTATAACCACTCCTGTTACTTCACTCTTTATACTGAATGGTGCAGCTGTAGCTACAAGATGAATCTCTTTAGGATAACTGATTTCTATCTCAAGAGATATCCTATCTCCTGTTTCGATAACCTTTTCTATCAACTCCATCAACTCAGCTTTTCTCAGGGTCTCTAACAGTGTTTTACCTTCAATACTTGATGTTAAACCAAAAAGTCTTGCTACAGCATCATTGCTCAGGATGATGATGCCCTTCTTATCAGTCAATAATAATCCGTCTGACATATTTCTCAAGATGGCCTCAATCTTATTTTTCTCATCCTCACTCTGCTGGAGTCTAAAGCTAAGCTCTTTAGCCATTTCATTAATATTTTTTCCTAATTCGCCCAACTCTCCTTTTTCTTTTAGGAATAACCTCTTCCTGAAATTTCCTGATGCAACATCCTTTGAAAATAAAGTTATCTCTTCAATAGATTTGGTAATTCTTTCTGTCTGTATAAGTCCTACCATAATAACGATAAATAAAACTAACAATGCTCCCACAATAATCTTCATCCTTATTTCATTTATTGCTTTTTCTATATGTTGAAGAGGTACTGATAACCTCAGAAAAAATCTGTTGGGTTCTTGATTTACAGAAATTGCAAGATAGAAAAAGTTTTTTGAAATAGTTTTACTGAAGCGAATTGAACTTCCTGTGTCACTAATCATTGCATCTCTTATCTCAGGCCTGTTGAGATGATTCTCCATTAAGCGTGAAGATTCATCAGAATCTCCCAAAACTCGCCCTGAATTGTCAATGATTGTAATTCTGGAACCTGTTTTTTCTTTATATGTCCTGCAGAATTCATCAAGATTTATTTCAGCAGAAACAGATTGAATTTTTTCTGCAATGAGGTGTGCCTGTATAATAAGGTTTTCTCTGAGATTAAAAAGGTAACTATTCTTTATAACACTCGAAAGATAAAATTGAAGTGGAAGAACGAGAAGCGGGGTAATTATAAGATATAAAAACAAGATTCTTTTGAATAATATCCTTTTCATTACTTCCCGTCAAAGAAATAACCTATACCACGCATTGTCTTTATATATTTTGGGTTTGCAGGGTCTTCCTCGATATTAGCCCTTAACCTTCTGATGTGTACGTCTACTGTTCTTGGTTCGACGAAAGCCTCATCGCGCCATATTGCATCGAGGAGTTGATCTCTGTTGAATACTTTACCTTTTCTCTCAGCAAGAAATAAAAGTAGCTTAAACTCAGTTGCGCTAAGTTTTACCGGCTTACCTTTTATTGAAACTGTGTATCTTTCTGTGTCTATCTCGAGATCGCCAATTGTTAAAACTTTCTGAGTTACTGATTTTTCTACAAATCTTCTGAGAACAGCTTTAACTCTGGCTATGAGTTCCCTCGGGCTAAAAGGTTTTGTTATATAATCGTCTGCGCCCATCTCGAGACCAATCACTCTGTCAACTTCTTCTCCTTTTGCGGTCAACATGATTATAGGAAGATTTACTGTCTTTGGATCGTTTTTTAAGATTCGGCAGAGTTCAATCCCCTGAATTCCTGGAAGCATAAGATCGAGAATGATAAGATCATATTTGTCTTTTCTTATCTTTTTGAGAGCACCCTCACCATCTGTTGATGAGTCAACTATAAAGCCCTCTTTTTTGAGATTATACGAAACAAGCTCGATAAGATCTACCTCGTCATCAACAACAAGTATATGTTTTTGAAAGTTCACATTATACTTATAGCATTATTTTTTAAACTTGTGCAACACATATTAGTTTTATTGACTTTCGATTAATTTTTATTTATTCTAATTCGCTGAGGGGTGCTTTTATGAAAGTGAAAATATTTCCAAAAGATGTTGATTTTTTTTCTATTTTTGAAAAAGCTGCGAGTAATGTTACCCATGCAGCTACTCTTTTTGTTGGTATAATGGAATATTTTTCAAACCTGGAAGCCTGGGCAAAAGAAGTGCATGAACTTGAACAGGAAGGTGATGTTTATACACATGATATAATCAGAAAGCTAAATAAATCTTTTGTTACTCCGATTGATCGAGAAGATATACATGCCCTTGCATCAAGACTGGATGATATACTCGACCTACTATGGAATGCTGCTGATAGGCTAACTGTCTTCAAACTTAAAGAGTCAACCAAATGGGGGATCATCATGGCAAAAGATCTCCTCGCTACAGTAGAACTTGTAGAAAAAGCTATAAAGAAATTGAAAGACAAGAACTATGCCCATATTCAGGAATACTGTATTGAGATTAATAAGCTGGAAAACAAAATGGATAGGGGTTTCAGAGATGCACTCGGACACTTGTTTGATGAAATAAAAGACCCGATACTTATTATTAAATGGAAAGAAATATACGAGCATCTTGAAGATGCTTCTGACAGGTGTGAGGATGTTGCCAATATATTAGAAGCTATTGTTCTGAAGTATGCTTGATATTGTCCTCATTGTTGTTTTTCTCGCTATCTTATTTGACATAAGTAATGGTTATAATGATTCAGCAAATGCTATTGCAACTGTAGTTTCAACCCGTGTCCTGAAACCTTCACAGGCAGTTTTGCTTGCTGGTTTTTTAAATGTCCTCGGCGCATTCCTCACAACTGCTGTAGCCAAAACAATAGGTAAGGGGGTTGTTGACCCTAAGGCGATTACTGAGGGTGTAGTTGCATCATCTCTTTTAGCTGGTTTCATCTGGAATAGTGCAATGACGCGGTTTGGTTTGCCTGTTAGTGCTTCTCATGCACTTATCGGAGGTTTAATTGGGGCTTCTGTATCGCACGGCGGGTTTTCTATTCTTAATGTGCAAGGATTAAAAACAATCTTTTTATCTCTCCTTTTATCGCCTATCCTTGGAATAATTTTTGGATATTGTTTTATGAAATTTATTCTCGCTTTATGCGCTAATCTTTCTACATGTGCAGTAAATAAATATTTCGGTAAACTTCAGATTGTTTCAGCGAGTTTTATGGCATTCAGCCATGGTTCAAATGATGCACAAAAAGTAATGGGCATTATTACACTTTCGCTTATCAGTGGTGGTTACATTCATTCTCTTGAAGTCCCTTTATGGGTAATCCTTGCATGTGCTCTTGCAATGGGATTAGGAACAGCTATAGGTGGCTGGAAAGTGATTAAGACCATGGGCATAAAAATGCTAAAACTTGAGCCCGTGCATGGATTTGCAGCAGAGACATCAGCAACCGCAGTAATTCTCGGAGCAAGCCATTTTGGTCTTCCTGTCAGTACAACCCACGTTATTGCCACAGCAATTATGGGGGTTGGTGCAACAAAAAGATTAACTGCTGTGAGATGGGGTATCGGGAGAAAGATTGTCAATGCATGGATCTTTACCTTGCCTGCATGTTCGATTGCTGCATGGATTGTATATAAGATAGTTGCTGTATTTTCTTAACCTTAAAGCTCTTATATCAATACTTCTCTAATAGATCTTTCAGGAACGTTTTTCTGTATAAGCACACTTCCGATTTTTTGTGGAAGTATGAATTTCAATTCTCCAGCAATAGCTTTTTTATCAAGTTGCATGGAAAGGAAAATACTGTTTGGTTTTATATCTGTCGGTTTTTCAAACGGGAGCCCGTAAGATTCAATAAGGGATTTAATCTTTGAAGCATCTTTACTATTAATCAAATTAAGCATTTCGGCGAGACGTGCCTCAAGTGCCATCCCTATCGCAATAGCTTCCCCATGTAGAAATCTTTTATATCCTGTAACAGTCTCAATTGCATGTCCTATAGTATGTCCAAAATTCAGAATGGCTCTAAAACCTGATTCTCTTTCATCCTTTGATACAACTTCTGCTTTTATTTCACAAGAACGCTTAATTATATAAACAATTGCATCTCTATCAAGATTAAGGATTCTTTCTCTGTTTAATATAAGAAAATCAAATAATTCTTTATCATAGATCACACCATATTTGATAACTTCTGCTATCCCTGCTGTTAATTCTCTTTTCGGCAGGGTTTTTAAAGTCTCTATATCAATCCAAACAAGGCTTGGCTGCCAGAATGTGCCGATCATGTTCTTCCCGAGTTCATGATCAATACCTGTCTTGCCACCGACAGAACTATCAACCTGTGCAAGCAGAGTTGTAGGAATCTGGATATATGCAATTCCCCTCATATAGGTAGATGCAGCAAAACCGGTTATATCTCCGACAACTCCACCCCCGAGCGCAATTAGCGCAGACTTTCTGTCGAGTTTGTATCTAAGCAATTTACTGTATATCTGCTGAAGCGTTAAAATATTTTTATGCTCTTCACCATCGGGGATAATTACTGTCAGGAGATCAAACCCAGCCTTCCTGATTGAATCTGTTACTTGTTCCCCATAAAGTGAAGATACGGTTGAATTGCTTATGATGGCGATTTTCGCGCTGAGATTGAAGGATTTCAGTTGTTCTCCAATACCATTTAGTATTTCATTTCCTATCATAATATCATAGCTTCGCTCACCAAGATTAACAGTTATTTTTTCCATTTAATCCTCATGCTTTTAATTCTATCTATTATCTCCTCTGCAATCTGTAAAGGGGTTTTATCTTCTGTATCTATTATAATGTCAGCTTTTTCATAAAATGGTTCTCTAAAATTTAGAAGCTCTTTTATCTTTTTAATAGGATTATCAACCTGAAGTAACGGCCTGTCAGTATTATTGCTTGTCCTTTTCAGAATTGTTTCTGGTTTTGCCTTCAAGCATATAATAATTCCTTTTTTTCTCAATATATCCATATTTTCATGTCTTAATACTACCCCACCTCCTGTAGAAATTATGCTTTTCTGATATTTAGAAAGTTTTTTTACCATTTCTGTTTCTATTTCTCTAAATCTTGGTTCCCCGAATTGTTTAAATATTTCATTTATTGTCATATTCTCTGCCTTTTCTATTTCTGTATCCAGATCAATTAATTTCATATTAAGAAGGCGTGAGAGTTCTTTCCCAACAGCAGTCTTTCCTGTTCCCATGAAACCAGTAAGGACGATATTTTTCATTTTTTCTTTTCGTTATGTTCCCCTATCCCATAAGTGGTGAGGGGGAATCCTTTTTTAAATGTGTTTTATGGAAGCATCTAAAATTTAGGCTTGCTAATTTCGGGCTGGAAATGCCTTTTCGCTCACTGAACAAAATTTCTGACCATTCTAAGACTCGGTCGCTCGAATTTGCAAACTCGGCCTTTGGCCTCAAACAATGCAAATTCGCCCTTTAGGGACGCTCCCTTCGTTAAGACTGGTAACCAAAAATTTTGTAATGTTCGCTCCAAGACATCCCCAGCCAACTAATCTTTCTGGTCTTGAGCCTAAATTTTGGATGCTATCTGTTTATATTGTAGTAGTTACAGAACGACAGGTCAATCTGTTATATTGTTTATATGGCAAAGGTTATTGTTGGTATGAGTGGTGGAGTTGATTCTTCTGTTGCTGCATATCTTTTAAAAGAAAAAGGATATGAGGTTCAAGGAGTTAGTTTTGTCTTTTGGAGAGATGAAAACAGAATTGACCTTAAAACCTGTTGCTCTTTTCAATCCTTAAAAGATGCCTCAAAGTCTGCTCATCAAATTGGTATTCCACACAGCATTATAGATTTAAGAAATGATTTTACTGAAAAGGTAATCAAGCCCTTTGTTAATGCGTATTTAAGAGGTTTTACCCCGAATCCATGCATATTATGTAATAGATTTATCAAATTCCCATTTCTCTTGAAAGAGGCAGAAAAAATAAAAGCTGATTATATTGCAACTGGACATTATGCACGGATTGAAAAAATCCAGGAATCAGAAATCAAAAGTCAGAAACTAAAAAATAACCTATACTTGATCAAAAAGGGAATTGATCCAAAGAAAGATCAATCATATTTCCTGTATGTACTTAAACAGAAAATTCTTAAAAAGCTTCTTCTTCCACTTGGAAATTACAAGAAAAATGAAGTCAGAAGTATTGCAAAAGACCTGAATCTCGATGCCTTAGAAAGAACAGAAAGCCAGGAAATATGTTTTATCAAAGAAAGC
Proteins encoded in this window:
- a CDS encoding shikimate kinase; the protein is MKNIVLTGFMGTGKTAVGKELSRLLNMKLIDLDTEIEKAENMTINEIFKQFGEPRFREIETEMVKKLSKYQKSIISTGGGVVLRHENMDILRKKGIIICLKAKPETILKRTSNNTDRPLLQVDNPIKKIKELLNFREPFYEKADIIIDTEDKTPLQIAEEIIDRIKSMRIKWKK
- a CDS encoding 3-dehydroquinate synthase, which gives rise to MEKITVNLGERSYDIMIGNEILNGIGEQLKSFNLSAKIAIISNSTVSSLYGEQVTDSIRKAGFDLLTVIIPDGEEHKNILTLQQIYSKLLRYKLDRKSALIALGGGVVGDITGFAASTYMRGIAYIQIPTTLLAQVDSSVGGKTGIDHELGKNMIGTFWQPSLVWIDIETLKTLPKRELTAGIAEVIKYGVIYDKELFDFLILNRERILNLDRDAIVYIIKRSCEIKAEVVSKDERESGFRAILNFGHTIGHAIETVTGYKRFLHGEAIAIGMALEARLAEMLNLINSKDASKIKSLIESYGLPFEKPTDIKPNSIFLSMQLDKKAIAGELKFILPQKIGSVLIQKNVPERSIREVLI
- a CDS encoding inorganic phosphate transporter; the encoded protein is MLDIVLIVVFLAILFDISNGYNDSANAIATVVSTRVLKPSQAVLLAGFLNVLGAFLTTAVAKTIGKGVVDPKAITEGVVASSLLAGFIWNSAMTRFGLPVSASHALIGGLIGASVSHGGFSILNVQGLKTIFLSLLLSPILGIIFGYCFMKFILALCANLSTCAVNKYFGKLQIVSASFMAFSHGSNDAQKVMGIITLSLISGGYIHSLEVPLWVILACALAMGLGTAIGGWKVIKTMGIKMLKLEPVHGFAAETSATAVILGASHFGLPVSTTHVIATAIMGVGATKRLTAVRWGIGRKIVNAWIFTLPACSIAAWIVYKIVAVFS
- a CDS encoding T9SS C-terminal target domain-containing protein, producing the protein MKRFMMFFLAVFLIIVYGTLASAAVEGTWTIQSTETTKLKIHGHGSENESQSVTSTWIFQTGGIFDGDDVKGTWSQDGKKFTVSLDTAQLADSIEADLSADGYNTTVTVTTVSFTGKEQKNGTISGKYKFKADIIFNDLATTGTINIKGNFTGSLSQTQIVSGNITEDTTWSGQVLLRGAVFILPPATLTIQPGTTIYGETASIGTLIIAQGAKINAVGTQAAPIVFTSEQPEGLKARSDWGGLIINGNAPLNVPGGIAYGEGDTGVYGGNDPNDNSGTLRYVRVEYAGHEFSPENELNGIAFQGVGAGTTVDHVQVHMNKDDGIECFGGTVNFKYVIVTNIGDDCFDWTDGWQGKAQFLIAQQRGDDADNGFEADNNQENEDYAPRSNPTIYNVTLVGDPTANYGTESDLGMLLRHGTAAKIYNAIVVGFKDKGLEIDHATTFAQAQAGNLIVDNSIFYNCGPGGTLPFSDDSDEKNFTPPFTTEYFATTMMDNNATIDPMLVNPYDHTNPDFRPASGSPAVNGTVPVATPPNDGFFEQVTFIGGVDPDNDWTAGWTVYE
- the mnmA gene encoding tRNA 2-thiouridine(34) synthase MnmA gives rise to the protein MAKVIVGMSGGVDSSVAAYLLKEKGYEVQGVSFVFWRDENRIDLKTCCSFQSLKDASKSAHQIGIPHSIIDLRNDFTEKVIKPFVNAYLRGFTPNPCILCNRFIKFPFLLKEAEKIKADYIATGHYARIEKIQESEIKSQKLKNNLYLIKKGIDPKKDQSYFLYVLKQKILKKLLLPLGNYKKNEVRSIAKDLNLDALERTESQEICFIKESNYLKFIEKFSGIQSRSGHIVDSDGNVIGIHKGIYKFTIGQRKGLGISSRHPFYVVKIDAEKNRIYVGDFESAQMNNVFADRLNWIYYPRQILVKNNNDGIAFRALVKVRSAMKEQPATINILKNKKIEKAKTVQIIFDEPQWAPAPGQSAVFYDGDVIIGGGIIYATNI
- a CDS encoding response regulator, which gives rise to MNFQKHILVVDDEVDLIELVSYNLKKEGFIVDSSTDGEGALKKIRKDKYDLIILDLMLPGIQGIELCRILKNDPKTVNLPIIMLTAKGEEVDRVIGLEMGADDYITKPFSPRELIARVKAVLRRFVEKSVTQKVLTIGDLEIDTERYTVSIKGKPVKLSATEFKLLLFLAERKGKVFNRDQLLDAIWRDEAFVEPRTVDVHIRRLRANIEEDPANPKYIKTMRGIGYFFDGK
- a CDS encoding DUF47 domain-containing protein, producing MKVKIFPKDVDFFSIFEKAASNVTHAATLFVGIMEYFSNLEAWAKEVHELEQEGDVYTHDIIRKLNKSFVTPIDREDIHALASRLDDILDLLWNAADRLTVFKLKESTKWGIIMAKDLLATVELVEKAIKKLKDKNYAHIQEYCIEINKLENKMDRGFRDALGHLFDEIKDPILIIKWKEIYEHLEDASDRCEDVANILEAIVLKYA
- a CDS encoding PAS domain-containing protein — its product is MKRILFKRILFLYLIITPLLVLPLQFYLSSVIKNSYLFNLRENLIIQAHLIAEKIQSVSAEINLDEFCRTYKEKTGSRITIIDNSGRVLGDSDESSRLMENHLNRPEIRDAMISDTGSSIRFSKTISKNFFYLAISVNQEPNRFFLRLSVPLQHIEKAINEIRMKIIVGALLVLFIVIMVGLIQTERITKSIEEITLFSKDVASGNFRKRLFLKEKGELGELGKNINEMAKELSFRLQQSEDEKNKIEAILRNMSDGLLLTDKKGIIILSNDAVARLFGLTSSIEGKTLLETLRKAELMELIEKVIETGDRISLEIEISYPKEIHLVATAAPFSIKSEVTGVVITFHDISRLKKLENIRKDFVANVSHEMKTPVTAIKGFAETLLEGALDEKENARKFIETIKAHSERLNSLVSDLLTLSRIELGDIKIEKTTVNLNEVVDTVFNTLKEKAQKKGLNLEKQIPVELQEIQADRNRFIQILLNLVDNGIKFTEKGGVTVKVQSRNSSLSLRGEAEAISKGEISRSARNDNLINFIEISIEDTGIGIPKKHIPRLGERFYRVDTARSRELGGTGLGLAIVKHLVKAHGWDMVIESVEGKGTTVKIICTVT